The Oreochromis aureus strain Israel breed Guangdong linkage group 16, ZZ_aureus, whole genome shotgun sequence genome includes the window GAAAGCTGCACACTTGTAGAACCTGTAGAGTCACACCATGATACCAGCAGGATTTTACCcagcttccttttttttctatagCGCCTGATAAAAAGCACAAGGTTTTTTcctgtatttgttttctttttgtttttttctttgttttgttttttcccagcTCTTGTTTAATATTTTGAATTTTGGCTCTGAACTatgttgatttttatttcatgtttttctctctttgtcttcCTGCCAGCCGCTGAGCTCTCTTTGCTTTTACGGGAGATGATTCTGAAATTGTTCTCGGAGCATCTCTCTGCCGATGGCAAGGTAATGCTGTCCCTGATGCTCACTGAGTGCATGTTGCTATTTTGTAAAAGCAATAGTGCATTTGGATCTGTGCCACACAGTGTGTACTGTTGCACTGGGCAAGCTGTGTGTTCATATGAAGTTTCACTTTGGCAAACATAAaaaacttgtctgcaaacatttcTACTGTATTTTTCACTGCAGGTCTTTTTGTGACCTACATTCAAGGTTGTTCGTTAAGATATTTTGACAGGATAATGCTTCTCTGTTACTTTATCCCTGTAGAAAACGGTTAAATTAAATGCATGTACTTTGTGTCCATGCTCCCACAGTCTGTGGACTATAAAGGCATGTCAGTGAATCCTGCTTTTGAGCATTACTGTGAGCTAGCCATTCAGCTGCAGAGGGTGGAGTTGCTGTCGCTTAGCCGGGAGGAGAAGCTGGCCTTCTTCATCAATATCTACAATGCCTTAGTCATCCATGGGTACCTACGCCTGGGGGCTCCCACCAACATGTGGCAAAGATACAGAGTAGGACTACACAGCTACAATGTCTCCCCCAGAACTCCTTTGTAATATCAATAAGACTTATGTGCTGAAATTAGGAATGTTTTGAACTGTTTTGTAGTTCTTCAATTATGTGAGCTACCTGATTGGAGGAGAGGTATTCACGCTGCAGGACATTGAGAATGGCATTCTTAGAGGGAACAGAAAAGGTGTGGCACAGCTTCGAAGACCCTTCTCCAAAACGGACCCACGACTTCAAGTATTCACATTTTAATAGCTGAATTTATGTGGTGGTAGTTTTCTTTAGAGTTAACTAAAGGTCATGTCTCTTGTTGTCCACCAGGTGGCACTTCCAGATGCTGAGCCACTGATTCACTTTGCCTTGAACTGTGGTGCAAAGGGCTGTCCACCTATTAAAACATACACACCACAAGTAAGTGGATTTCACTTTAGCTTTTTTGATTCTGAGAAGAACTctctcttctgtcacagtttttaCAGTTCTGAAATTGTCCCATAGATTTACTATCAGGTTTCCCAAGTCAGAGTCCCAAGTCTTGCCTCATAATGTCTCCCGTAATCGCAGCAGCCTGAATGGTCAGAAATTAATTCTAATGTGCTCGCCCCTCTCAGGACATCGACAGCCAGCTCCGCACAGCAGCCGAGGCCTTCCTGGAGAATGATGACGCCTGTGTGATAGATTCAGTGAAAAAAGAAGTGCGCCTAAGTCAGATATTTAAGTGGTACAAAGTTGACTTTGGAGGCACGGATGAGAAGGTATTTTTAAGTTTAACAGCTGTATATGTGCACATGTATGGATCCTGAATTTTTCTTGTGGTAGGAAAAATtgataaattgtttttttttttttttgcatccccCTCTATCATAGCTGCTGGGATGGGTGCTAGATCACATGGGTGACTCACCAAAGAAGACCAGCCTGCAGGGCATCCTTTCTGCTGGAAAGACCAAAGTCAGTTTTCTCCCTTACGACTGGAGCTCCAACAGCACCCACTGAGCTCACACACAAATGCATTCACACCTACCTGTATGTACATCTACATGTTTTATGTCCATTGTCTTTTGATTGAATCCatacaaaatggaaaaacactGATTCTTAACCATGCGTATGTTTTATACAGAACATAATGTATGTCCCTGTGATATGAGGAGCACATTTGCACTGTATTTTATTGCTGTCAGTTCCAGTTTTCTGCTCCCATTGTAAGCTCCTACACCCCATCTTTTGATGCTGTGTAAATACTAGAGAATTTGGTAAGATCATCTCAGTATTTTCTACACATGAATGGTGTACTCCAGCTGCTTGATAGCATCAAATGCACACCAAACATATTTTATTATCTGTAACCATAGTTGTGGCTCTCCTTTCCATATCAGCCACTCAGGAGTCATAGATGATCCCATTCCTCTCTGTCCAGTTCAACACTGGTTGAACTATTCATGTGGTGCGTATAATTATAGCAGATGGAAACGATAACTTGGCTTATCCAAACATACTGCTTTTATAAGCCATAAGAAAACCTTTTgaactttaaagaaaaacactcaTTCATGTGCAGCAGACTGCACCTTTTCTCTCTGGTCCTTCATTTAAGCATTTCCAACCTACATATGTAAATGGTTTGATTTTCCATTCTACAGGGAAAGGAAGAATTAGCTGCTGCACCTTTTATCTTTTAAATGAAATCGAATATAGGTGTTGATATTATATAGTCACAACTCAGCTTGTGGCTGTAGAATCTGAAATGCAAGGTGAAGATTTTGtaaataatgatcctttttgagTTTGTTTGCGATTAAGAACCCCTGAGCTTTTTTAAAGGGGACAAATGAAATCTGGTTGTGCTGCTTTTGTTGTCCTAGTTGGTCAGCATAGGATGCACTCAGTGAGTAGTTGATTTACGTCAGCAAAGGAGCACCTTCTGTGTGCACTGTGTAGAACGCACAGACATATCCAGTGCTCGCTGCTTagactttatttaaaatgtatggATCAGTTTGTCTTCCTATCCACCATAGGTAAACTTATTATTCCTCTATGCATGTTAGCCTATGTGGCTTTTCAACCCTCTTTTTAATCCAGGTATTCCACTGTAAATTGCAGAAGTGCTATTactgtgttttgggttttttagcacagttatttgttttaaaaagaaaattatgaaACATTTATCAAAACCAAACCCGTTCGGGATGCACTCTGACACTTTGCATGTTTTTTGCCAACTTATGCTACTGAGACATATTTGTACTTTTTGACAAGGTCACTGTTCTGTTTGTCTGTATGTGAATAATGTGCTGTTGATCCAGCTTTTTATTTCAGCATGTCTACAGAAACtggacaaaaaagtctttagaAGTGTACATTACCAAACAGTTGGTCATTAATTCAATAGGATGTTAGTGTATTTAGTTTCCCCTTGAACAAGTTTACAAAAACCATTCTTATTTAGGAGTTGAGCTTTTCTTTAAACTTGGCCTTTGATGggggtttttaaaataaatttttagTATGATGCTTCATTGTACATTGCATAGCAGTGCAATAACGTTCCATTAAGTTTCTATAATGTGTCACATCATCATAATTAAGATTTTCTTATCTCAGGTCAAAGCAAAATCTGACACCAGGTTGTTTGATGTCATCAGTGCATTGTATGCTGCATGTTGTTTTCTAGTCTtagtatttctgtatagtttgtatttgtttgcaAAATCATTGTCAGCATTTGATTCCTGCacactgctgtgtttttttgttaaggcTACAAGCAGCACCAAAGCAAATGGTTAAATTAGCATGTCTCAGAGCTGGAACACATTTGCTGCATGAGTTAGAGAAATACCCTTCAGTCTTGAATAGTAACTATAACAGGATTGCCTCTGCTGGCTAGCGTCCCCCCCAGCCTGTATGCTTGGCTATAAGAACTACTTGGACCTAAAGTGTCAGATATCAAAGTACACAAAGTGAAAAGCCACATTTGATAAAAGTCAGTCATACACTGATTACTGCGTAAAGACTTGAGGACACCAGTCTATTTAACAGACTGTAGGTTTTCTTTGAATGCAGCCTTCAGCAACAAAGTGCATCTTTGGCTTTACTATATTAGTGTTAAGAGTGGGAGACACTTTGTGGACTAAATTAAGCAACAcaagatttttatttatgtttatggaTGTTCCctgtttttttccaaaaaataataataaaaaaaatacctcATGTATCAGGAAGATGTGATGCAAAAacctttttaaacaaacaattcTGATATCAGTTTTCCTCTTTCCTAGGgttgacaaaaaaatacatctctaaataaataaatatgcaatGTTGACCTATATGCATATCCTGAGTTTGTGTTCTCCTTTACTATACTACCCCACGGCAAGTAACCAAAGCTTTAAAGCAGATCACACTGGAGGGCAGAGGTTTAGTTTGTTTATTCAAACAAATTTcatcacttttttctttaagaaaaataGATGGGGAATCAATACCTTTACAAATCCAATCTATTGACATTTGTACATATAAATAAGCAGGTTTAAGTGCACCGTCTTATATAAACATTACATCAAAAAGGTATTAAACAGATCAACCACCTGAAAGGTTCGTACATGATAAATGTGAAATACTCTACATAAAGAAATGCACAATCATTGTTTAAACCaacttaaaagaataaaaactttaAAGCAAGCTGGTACTGTATTAGTTACATTGTGTTTATCATCCTACAGTGTGAACACTGATTCAGTCTTGGCACTAACAGAATTGTGAGTAATGCATACGCTGTACAGAAAGTTTGACAGAATGAAGGCAGATTTACATTGTTTCAAACGTTTTGGCCACAGCCCTAATGAGTACATAATTGTTGTATTGCAACAAGAGAAATTTAATAAAGGCAACCCCAGTCCTGCCTAACTGCTACCCACATGCTTTTCTTAGTTTAAAATGTGCATTTGTGACGGGGGTTTGAAGGACTTATTTAGAAaatagattttacagtgtacaaaaGTTACGATGATGCAGCCATCTGATATCCACCTTTACAGTCATGTCTAGTAAGTTCTCAAGTGCTCTACGATACAAACTAAGTGGCCCATGCCTCATTTGGAAGACCACAGAACATACATGTTGTTTACACACTGCAATTCACACTTCCAATGATGACCTGTGTGTAGAATTAATTCTCTTATCCAGTCTCTAAAGACTCGTGAACACCACAGCAGAGGGAATGGGTCCATTATTCAGATTCCCGTTACCTAACAATTAGTGTATTTCCCAAATTTACATGGACTTGACAAAGTCAGCAGGtcaaatagtaaaaaaaaaaaaaaaacaaaaataaaacaacattaacAACAAAGTAGATGGAGAGTAGTTAAGTTGAGCTATGTTTGGTTTCACGGGTCCGAGGCATTGTTCAGACTCACTTTAACATTTGTTTACTTAAGTTTTTATAatcaatgtttgttttttttaaaagggtaattaaatattgtgtgtagttttaacccaaatttgtttttgtttgaggtACTTGACAAAGCAAAACCTAATGAGTGTTTGTAGGGAAAACAACATGTTCAAACTTATTTATAGGCCTCAATcattgctttaaaaacaaaattttaaatccAATCAAATATTCTGGTGTACATCTCCAATTAAATATTCTAACCTGTACATCTCCTTTGCAtgcattttaatttctctttgatactATGACTGatcatgtaaaaacaaagaattaccagatttttttttttagtatttttagtTGTAAGAAAATAAGAGCCCCCTATGAGCCAagtaaattttgatagaacagtagcaataatgtcctcgtaagtggatatcagacCCAgttgtattttggtctaaataaccaaaaatgtgatgtccacatatgtggacgccaggtcctaggaggttaagaaAGGATTTTAGTGTTTAGTTGTCATGAAGGCCCCTCCTGAGCCAAGTAACAGAAATAGCCATTCCAGTTGCAACTCCTCTTCACACTCCTGCAAATATTAACCTAAAAAACAgcaaggggaaaaaacagtTACTGGTTGTTCaaggcaataaaaaaaattaatttaaaaaaaaaaaaaaaacagggttaGAAAACGGAGTGAAGCAAACTTACTTTCATCGTCTGAATCAAAGCCAAAGAGGGAAGAGCATGTGTTGAGGGCTTTGTGTTTCTGCAACTCCTCCAAACTGTTGTAAGAGGAAAGACATTTATCACAGCGATGTCTGATCTTATGCTCGGGGGCCACATCCTCCACCTGCTGCTCCTTTTCTGGATCAGggtccttctttttcttatgactccaataaataattttcttGGGAGCATCATCAATGGATCTCCTTTTGCGCATTGAAAGCACGGATTCATCCAAGTAGGTGGACGGAGGTGGCCGGATGAAGGGGGCCTTGACAAAAGTTGCGTAGGAGGGATCTTCGGGCTTGAAGGTTTTGTGCTCAGGAATGTGTGGCTCTGCTATATTCTGTTGGACTCCCTCAGCCAAAGTAGAAATATCTTCAAGATCTCTGACGTTTAAAGGGTCTACCTCGACGGTTGGTCTTTTTCGACACCTTTTGGTGGGAGTCGTTGAAGCAGCGTTAGTGTGAGAAGTGGGCATAACCCCCtctgaaacatttcttttcacaTCTTCATATCCATTGATGGTAGGTTTGGTATCATCTGTGTGTTGATCTGCAACAGTTTTCTCTAAATAGTTATCAGCTTTAAGAAGATTATTGTTTTGCGCATTTATTCCACAAGTCTCACCATCGGTTTTGTTTATTAGCGTGAGATCCTCAACACGAGAGGCCTCACCATCAGGAATGGGACTCTCCTGCTGCCCCTTTCTACTCTGCAACCATATCTCCTCGACCTTTACTCTCTGTTTCCATGGAGCTTCAGCGCTTTCCTTTATCAGTTTGCTGGGTCCCAATTCTAGCTCGTCTTTCTGCGGGACTGGGACATAGTGCCTCCATTCGTGGTCATATAGACCCTGATAACTTGAGAAAAGTTTCTCACAGCCAGTGAAAGGACACTGAGGTCGGAAGGGCTGGTGGGTATTTATGTGATCCTTTAATTCCTGCTGTGTCACAAAGCGCTGCTTACACTCTAGATGGTAGCAGAAGTGTGGAAGAGGACCACTGTGGCTCTTCATGTGGTCCTTATAATGCTGAAGAAACTGAATCtgcctgttgagagaaaaaacagtGTGTAACGTGCTGAGTCAACTTCCCAAATTCAAACCCTTTAACTGTACATGTATGGAGTCTTTTAGTGTTTTACAATCAGTTAAGAGacggcctttttttttttttttttgcaatcatTTAAAGTTCTCTTACCTGAGGCAGAGGGTGCACTTGTGTTTGGCCCAAACAAAAGTCTTCTCTAGCACCTTGTCTTCAGTAATATGGCATTTGATAGCATGCTTTGTTAGTGTGTTGGTCATCCTCAAGAATACTCTATCACAGGAGGCAGATGGGCACAAGTGATATGTGATGTCTGCACCACAAGCATTTTCTCCCGCAGGCGTCTCCTGCCCCTCTTCTTCAATCACAGTTGGATTACTTACAATTACCAGGCCTTCTTTAATGATTACCTGCTCATCCTTAAAGTCAATctgtttgaatatatttgtgttaggttttttgcattttttgtgaAGCACAGACGTCTTCTTGATGAGGGTACGGAGGTTCCTGATGATTCGTTCTTCCCTCTTGAGATGTGACACTTTAGCTTTGCTTCCGGTTCTCTGTCCAAGAATTTCATCCTCAGAAATAGAAGTCTGTTTTTTATCCCAAGGCTTACACTTATTTCCTGCATTGTCTATTACTCCATTAGCAGCTTGAGCATTTTCAATGGATGGCTCCTTATTAGAAGATTTTTGTTTGCACATTGTATCAATGTGCTCAAGAATGTGCTTTTTCGCAAAAGGAAGCTGTTTGAAGCGTTTTCCGCAGAGAATGCATCGTAGTTTCCTACTTTTGAGGTGCGAGAGAGCATGTCTCATAACATTCAAGCCTTTGTAGTCTTTGCCACAGAATGTGCAGTAGTGGGACAAATGAGAATATTGTTGAGTACGGAGAGCCCTGTCCTTCCACGTTCTCTTAACTTTtacctgaaaaagagaaaagtcaaaTCAGTGCTGGAAGCAGCAGAGCATCAATTCACATCATGTCACTGCATGCAAAACTGTACTTCTCCTGAAGTGTATGTGCGCAATCAAATGCAACCCAACATGAAGAAAAGAGAGCATACTTCAAATATATCCACGTAATAATTGACTTTCATAACAACATTTCTTAAATtaaagtactgtgcaaaagcctGTGGTCCCCAGTGATACTGGGGTACCTGTCAAAACTGATCCTATTATAAATGCAGAAAAGTCTGGTCATAGTTTGAGTCATCATACAATACCATGTGGAAAGTATCTGATTGGCAGTGGCTtcattttcagcatgacaatgatcccaaacacactgtcagTGCAGAAAAGCGTACCTGACTAGAAAAAACACTCAGTGGAACAATATCAATCATGGATTGCCTTCCCCAgaacctggacctcaacattactgaatgAAGTGTAGATCATCTTGACAAAGaatagaacaaaaggcagcctcCATCCAAAGAGGAGCTTTGATTGTCCtgggagaactattcctgaacactacttaaagaaatcacaagaaaacttgcctaagagagttgaAGAACAGAGGtgttcataccaaatattgactttaattgacttgttagaattgtacaaactttGTTTCTGCCTGTATTTCCACATGTGTgcatgtttaaataaatcactgcatcCCTTTCCCCTTTTGCATCCCGGCAAAAAATGAAATAAGGGAGGCCTGAGACacttgcacagtactgtaaatgtaaatatggAGAAATAACTAACCTCAGTGtttgctgtttctgtttcaaCTGACGGATGGGGTTCCTCTTCATTGCTGCCATTAAGGTCCTCAGATGCTGTAGATTCTGGCGGTTGAGGATTTTCACTGTCAGGTGATTTGGATTTAAAGGAGTAACTGTGAAACAGTTCTACTGGACAATCCAGTAACTCCAATAGTGGACCATCAAGGTCCACAGGATCAGCTTCAGCAATATCAACAGCAGCTTGATTCTCAATGTGTGGACCTTCACAAAGTTTGGATTCCACCTGTGTTTGAGATTCCTCTTGGGATGGTTCACTTAAAGTGTTATGGCAATCAAGGCCATtatgttctccattttctttcttaGGGCCCATCATCTTCTCGAGTTGATACACTCTCTGTTCGCTTTTGATTTCAAAGGCCAAATCAGGATGTTCTCCATTCTCCTTAAAGTCTGTCATCTGCTCAAATTCATTGTCTTTCAGGTCTTTCATCTGCCTATCATTCTTAATTTCACAAACCAAATCATCATTGTCTCCGTTTTCTCCATTCAAGTGCCCAAGTTGGTTCTCTTTCTGGTCACTCATTTCAAGCTCACAGTTCAGTTGAGGCATATCCTGCTCTTTGTCTTCTGTGtccatttttttctcaaatCCATACTCCTCCTTGTTAAGGTATATTTCATTATCGGGATATGAGAGTTCCAGTTTTGATAGTGGCTTCCTTCCCCGTTTTCTCCCTCTAACTTTGACCTTTTTCTCTGTAACTGCCTGTACCAGCTCCAGTCTTGGAAGACCTTGCAACCATCTTTTcttttgaccttttcttttcaaaattttGCTCTTAACACATCTAGACAAGTATTCCCTATTGCGGTTCAGAGGGAGACTTACAGAAGAATTTTCCTTGTTAGTGTGATTGCGCCTTAGTGAGTACACAGAGTTATTACCTAAAGAGGTTGATTTGACATTGTATTTGATCTCTGGATCATCACCTATTTCAAACTCATCATCAGACCGAGGCCGTTTTCTCCGTCGTAGCCTTTTTCTCCATTTCCTCCTCTTCAGAGAATCATTATCTGACAGTGCAACACCTTTTCCGGCCTCTCCATCTACAGTTTGCTCTTCTGGAAGATTCACAAATCCAGCTTCAGTGCAGTTGCATGAGATGGAGTCTTGAGTGCATGAGTCATTTACACAGTTACTTTTTAGTAGTTCTTCACTATATGCCTTCTCCTCTTCCATCTCGTCAAGAACAGCAGCCTTCACAACCTTATCATTCATTAACTCTAAACAATGTGTCCTAAGGGTCAGGAAGTTCCAAAATTCAGGGTCAAAACATAGGCGCTCCTTTAGCAtctgggaaaagaaaaaaaaaaaccaatcaTGCAAAACACAGttgtaaacaaatcacaaagTTATAATATCGAAATATACCCCATGTCAGATAAAGTTTAACATATATCGCATCACCCCCTCTAACCTGAAGAATATGAAAGCGAACACAGGTCCGGACAGGGTTGTTGTGGGGATGCGGCTCCTGATCAGGATGCATGTAAAGCAGGGAGACAGTTCGGTATGCCTCCAAGCTTCGTTCCTGGCAAAACACAAGCAAGGCACACGCTCGACAGATCTCCAGGTCATGGGGCAGCA containing:
- the LOC116311954 gene encoding uncharacterized protein LOC116311954, producing MADNESDLETDGLELALDTLCAKHCSGESSLKSKEYCSEFCELVEEYTGQWQVPLPQLKVLRTALYNFTKATTAFPDDCQHIQYVLSSLALSFFELMLFFSKEEFVEEPLKDILDSFQICHTHLMRHRNIYLQHVKQIIKVGGPWENPVLQGILKEEDLPPNEVEDYLSSELPVFLELRVRYLQACERMQEAMALAKSCLENREAGKHLYFHQAYLTCLCKASLHENLYKEMADIDGRDAVEIICNTESVEKDELLLSLCKAFLTQQLHNGDMYYIWDLVFIWSRLYLRAHPSRQGFLAECLQLASSATNVRAIFPFIKLVTTELGGDGIQVCVELCARALQLCDMQADTVTRSLVCKTIAFLLPHDLEICRACALLVFCQERSLEAYRTVSLLYMHPDQEPHPHNNPVRTCVRFHILQMLKERLCFDPEFWNFLTLRTHCLELMNDKVVKAAVLDEMEEEKAYSEELLKSNCVNDSCTQDSISCNCTEAGFVNLPEEQTVDGEAGKGVALSDNDSLKRRKWRKRLRRRKRPRSDDEFEIGDDPEIKYNVKSTSLGNNSVYSLRRNHTNKENSSVSLPLNRNREYLSRCVKSKILKRKGQKKRWLQGLPRLELVQAVTEKKVKVRGRKRGRKPLSKLELSYPDNEIYLNKEEYGFEKKMDTEDKEQDMPQLNCELEMSDQKENQLGHLNGENGDNDDLVCEIKNDRQMKDLKDNEFEQMTDFKENGEHPDLAFEIKSEQRVYQLEKMMGPKKENGEHNGLDCHNTLSEPSQEESQTQVESKLCEGPHIENQAAVDIAEADPVDLDGPLLELLDCPVELFHSYSFKSKSPDSENPQPPESTASEDLNGSNEEEPHPSVETETANTEVKVKRTWKDRALRTQQYSHLSHYCTFCGKDYKGLNVMRHALSHLKSRKLRCILCGKRFKQLPFAKKHILEHIDTMCKQKSSNKEPSIENAQAANGVIDNAGNKCKPWDKKQTSISEDEILGQRTGSKAKVSHLKREERIIRNLRTLIKKTSVLHKKCKKPNTNIFKQIDFKDEQVIIKEGLVIVSNPTVIEEEGQETPAGENACGADITYHLCPSASCDRVFLRMTNTLTKHAIKCHITEDKVLEKTFVWAKHKCTLCLRQIQFLQHYKDHMKSHSGPLPHFCYHLECKQRFVTQQELKDHINTHQPFRPQCPFTGCEKLFSSYQGLYDHEWRHYVPVPQKDELELGPSKLIKESAEAPWKQRVKVEEIWLQSRKGQQESPIPDGEASRVEDLTLINKTDGETCGINAQNNNLLKADNYLEKTVADQHTDDTKPTINGYEDVKRNVSEGVMPTSHTNAASTTPTKRCRKRPTVEVDPLNVRDLEDISTLAEGVQQNIAEPHIPEHKTFKPEDPSYATFVKAPFIRPPPSTYLDESVLSMRKRRSIDDAPKKIIYWSHKKKKDPDPEKEQQVEDVAPEHKIRHRCDKCLSSYNSLEELQKHKALNTCSSLFGFDSDDES
- the zgc:152951 gene encoding uncharacterized protein zgc:152951 isoform X1, encoding MGDYESSAPGRITVYSIQGCPHCTQAKATLGRLGMPVSDVDLGSHSELRAKVKELTGRSTVPQIFFNNVHVGGNDDLQKLSPEELQRLVSLVKEEPLPADAPPLPEQSQSEHTALVNEGEFMCERDDLADLVEDLKHASMIGSHRRGLTLYKKSFSGSQLVDWLQTEKGMAMAAACNTGQALLKKKYMIRVHGCEQQDGNFDEGKDTMDALYRLLEDDPHSALNAGQTATCSPMQAAELSLLLREMILKLFSEHLSADGKSVDYKGMSVNPAFEHYCELAIQLQRVELLSLSREEKLAFFINIYNALVIHGYLRLGAPTNMWQRYRFFNYVSYLIGGEVFTLQDIENGILRGNRKGVAQLRRPFSKTDPRLQVALPDAEPLIHFALNCGAKGCPPIKTYTPQDIDSQLRTAAEAFLENDDACVIDSVKKEVRLSQIFKWYKVDFGGTDEKLLGWVLDHMGDSPKKTSLQGILSAGKTKVSFLPYDWSSNSTH